In the genome of Bacillus sp. S3, one region contains:
- the metG gene encoding methionine--tRNA ligase encodes MTIVIGGAWPYANGSLHLGHIAALLPGDILARYYRQKGKKVLYVSGSDCNGTPISIRANQEQTTTEIIANRYHEEFSECFKELGFTYDLYTRTDAKHHHESVQEIFLKLMENGYLYTKKIEQAYCEHDKQFLPDRFVEGICPNCGAKARGDQCDNCLKILDPLDLLEKRCKICRNEPVIKETEHFYFAFSQLQQELEDFVNKADEEHRWRENAVALTKRYLHEGVPDRAVTRDLPNGVDVPVAGFERKKIYVWIEAVAGYLTASLEWAKQNSVSIDQLWNEDSVSYYVHGKDNIPFHTVIWPAILMGIKSKTLPTHIISNEYLTLEKRKLSTSRNWAVWVPYILSKYDPDSIRYFLTINAPESRDTDFSWREFIYSHNSELLGAYGNFVNRTLKFTEKSFDGNIPQAEVDTQIKKNTIDLFTTTGDLIEKGHFKQALEGIFQYIRRANRYFDEQQPWIQVKENPINGDVTLATCTYIILNLAQLLQPFLPFSSEKIRKMLGVSKVDWHEQHQLPEKLESVLPLFDRLDIHLIENEYNHLIKSSKL; translated from the coding sequence ATGACAATCGTAATCGGAGGGGCATGGCCTTATGCCAATGGATCGTTACATCTAGGCCATATTGCGGCACTGTTGCCAGGAGATATTTTAGCAAGGTATTACAGGCAAAAGGGAAAAAAGGTCCTTTACGTATCAGGAAGTGACTGCAATGGCACACCAATTTCAATTCGGGCTAATCAAGAACAAACAACAACGGAGATTATCGCAAACCGATATCATGAGGAGTTTTCTGAGTGCTTTAAGGAACTGGGCTTTACCTACGATCTTTATACAAGAACGGATGCAAAACATCACCATGAATCCGTTCAAGAGATATTTCTAAAATTGATGGAAAATGGTTATTTATATACGAAGAAGATTGAACAAGCATATTGTGAACATGATAAGCAGTTTCTGCCGGATCGTTTTGTGGAAGGGATTTGCCCGAATTGTGGGGCCAAAGCAAGAGGTGATCAGTGCGATAATTGTTTGAAAATTCTTGATCCACTGGATTTACTTGAAAAACGCTGTAAAATTTGCAGAAATGAGCCAGTTATTAAGGAAACGGAACATTTTTATTTTGCCTTTAGTCAATTGCAACAGGAGTTAGAGGATTTTGTCAACAAAGCAGATGAGGAACATCGCTGGAGGGAAAATGCTGTGGCGTTAACGAAAAGATACTTGCATGAAGGTGTTCCAGATAGAGCTGTTACGCGAGATTTGCCAAATGGTGTGGATGTTCCTGTTGCAGGATTTGAAAGGAAGAAAATTTATGTCTGGATCGAAGCAGTTGCGGGATATTTAACGGCTAGCTTAGAATGGGCTAAACAAAATAGTGTAAGCATTGACCAGCTATGGAATGAGGATTCAGTATCTTATTATGTTCACGGTAAGGACAATATCCCATTCCATACGGTTATTTGGCCCGCTATCTTAATGGGTATTAAGAGCAAAACTTTGCCGACGCATATTATTTCGAATGAATATCTAACATTGGAGAAAAGAAAGTTATCCACGAGCCGAAATTGGGCCGTCTGGGTTCCGTACATTTTAAGTAAATACGATCCCGACTCTATTCGCTATTTCTTAACCATCAATGCTCCGGAAAGTCGAGATACCGATTTCTCATGGCGTGAATTTATCTACAGCCACAATAGTGAGCTGCTTGGGGCCTATGGAAATTTTGTTAATCGCACGTTAAAGTTTACTGAAAAATCGTTTGATGGTAACATACCGCAAGCTGAAGTAGATACGCAGATTAAGAAAAATACGATTGATCTTTTCACTACTACTGGTGACTTAATTGAAAAAGGGCATTTTAAACAGGCCTTAGAGGGGATTTTTCAATATATCCGTCGTGCCAACCGTTATTTTGATGAACAACAACCATGGATTCAAGTAAAGGAAAACCCAATTAATGGCGATGTTACGCTGGCAACCTGTACCTATATCATTTTGAATTTAGCGCAATTACTGCAGCCATTTTTGCCCTTTTCTTCAGAGAAAATTCGAAAAATGTTAGGTGTCTCAAAGGTTGACTGGCATGAACAACACCAACTGCCAGAAAAATTAGAATCTGTCTTACCATTATTTGATCGGTTAGATATTCATTTGATTGAAAACGAATATAATCACTTGATAAAATCCTCAAAGTTATAA
- a CDS encoding serine hydrolase domain-containing protein: protein MKTKISKLNDYIENLAAHNYFNGAVLVGYKGEVLLKKGFGFSSFQYDLPNRPATKFRIGSLTKAFTAMAIVKLHDKGALNLDDSLNTFFPDYPKGASMTIRHLLNHSSGIANFTSTPDYWTKTMRLQATLQEVIESFQSMPLEFEPGTNMSYSNSGYLLLTAIIEKVSGMEFADFLQKEIFDELGLTSTGVDNGRSIVKSLAQGHTVWEKVVHTDYIDMSFPLGAYGMYSTVEDLYQWCQALLKNSLIDRGLQDQMFTSRNGYGFGWFIEDGAQKEVSHFGDINGFVNHLVMYPEEELVVIVLSNINITPVIQISGDLIRIVFGKEVEGFPPFKPLKIESKNLVGTYLNGEETVSISFDKELYVVVPKMYGVPYKFKLLPIEADQARVVCKSDWIHDTYIFRLNDNGMPLSIELIDSYGARTEFVREK, encoded by the coding sequence ATGAAAACTAAAATCAGCAAGCTTAATGATTACATAGAAAATCTGGCTGCCCACAATTATTTTAATGGGGCGGTTCTTGTTGGTTATAAAGGAGAAGTCCTGTTAAAGAAAGGGTTTGGATTCTCGTCTTTTCAGTATGATCTTCCAAATAGGCCTGCTACTAAATTTCGTATTGGTTCATTAACGAAGGCATTCACCGCGATGGCGATTGTGAAACTGCATGACAAGGGTGCTTTAAACCTTGACGATTCTCTCAATACGTTTTTTCCGGATTATCCGAAGGGCGCTTCGATGACAATCCGCCATTTATTGAACCACTCATCGGGAATAGCGAATTTTACCTCTACACCGGATTATTGGACAAAAACGATGAGACTGCAGGCAACTTTACAGGAGGTGATTGAATCGTTTCAGTCAATGCCGCTAGAGTTTGAACCCGGCACGAACATGAGTTACAGCAACTCCGGCTATTTATTATTAACAGCTATAATTGAAAAAGTTTCCGGGATGGAGTTTGCCGATTTTCTACAAAAGGAAATTTTCGATGAACTGGGTTTAACAAGCACTGGGGTTGATAACGGACGATCAATCGTTAAATCATTGGCACAAGGCCATACTGTTTGGGAAAAAGTCGTTCATACAGATTACATCGACATGTCGTTCCCATTAGGCGCCTATGGGATGTATTCAACTGTTGAAGATTTATATCAATGGTGTCAGGCACTCTTGAAAAATTCATTAATTGATAGAGGGTTGCAAGATCAAATGTTTACAAGCAGAAATGGGTATGGGTTTGGCTGGTTCATCGAGGACGGTGCCCAGAAGGAGGTCAGTCACTTCGGTGATATCAATGGCTTCGTCAATCATCTCGTGATGTATCCGGAAGAGGAACTGGTTGTGATAGTGTTAAGTAATATCAATATTACACCGGTCATTCAAATCAGCGGCGACCTTATTCGTATTGTTTTTGGAAAAGAGGTTGAGGGATTTCCACCGTTTAAACCGTTAAAGATAGAGAGTAAAAACCTAGTTGGGACGTATTTGAACGGTGAAGAGACGGTATCTATAAGTTTTGACAAAGAGCTTTATGTTGTCGTTCCAAAAATGTACGGGGTGCCGTATAAGTTCAAACTGCTTCCAATCGAGGCAGATCAAGCAAGAGTCGTCTGCAAAAGCGATTGGATCCACGATACGTATATTTTCCGATTGAATGATAACGGAATGCCACTATCAATAGAATTAATAGACTCATATGGTGCCAGAACTGAGTTTGTTAGAGAAAAATAA
- a CDS encoding glucose 1-dehydrogenase, with protein MNFSKKTVVITGAGNGIGKGIALLYAEKGANIILADIDEKAGASAASTIKELGGEAIFVQTDVRLETDIVRLMELAHQTFGQIDILINNAGKAIFKSPFELTLEDWDDVMNTNLRSIFLGSREAAKYMRHNKDGGSIVNIASTRAIMSEPNSESYAATKGGIIAITHALAASLSNDHITVNSISPGWIETGDYSKLSPQDHEQHFSKRVGKPEDIARACLYLTSTENDFVTGINLVVDGGMTRKMIYEE; from the coding sequence ATGAACTTTTCTAAAAAAACTGTGGTCATAACAGGTGCCGGAAATGGGATTGGCAAGGGAATCGCTTTACTTTATGCGGAAAAAGGGGCCAATATCATCCTTGCGGATATAGATGAAAAAGCAGGGGCTAGTGCAGCTAGTACGATAAAGGAACTGGGCGGAGAGGCCATTTTCGTACAAACAGATGTAAGACTAGAAACGGATATTGTTCGGTTAATGGAACTAGCCCATCAAACGTTTGGTCAAATTGATATTTTAATCAATAATGCAGGGAAAGCAATATTCAAGTCTCCATTTGAATTAACTTTAGAAGATTGGGACGATGTGATGAACACAAACTTAAGAAGTATTTTCTTGGGATCACGTGAAGCAGCAAAATATATGCGTCATAACAAGGATGGCGGCTCGATTGTGAATATTGCCTCCACAAGAGCCATCATGTCAGAGCCTAATTCAGAATCGTACGCCGCCACAAAGGGCGGAATTATTGCTATTACACATGCGCTCGCGGCTTCATTGAGCAATGATCATATTACCGTAAATTCTATTTCTCCCGGTTGGATTGAAACTGGTGATTATTCAAAATTAAGCCCCCAGGATCATGAACAGCATTTCTCAAAGCGGGTGGGAAAACCAGAAGATATTGCCCGAGCCTGCTTATATTTGACATCCACAGAAAATGATTTTGTTACAGGAATTAACCTTGTCGTAGATGGCGGTATGACGCGAAAAATGATCTACGAGGAATAG
- a CDS encoding YoaK family protein, with the protein MIDKQKMIPSLSSNSVRLGILLAIVGGFLDAYTFISRDGVFANAQTGNIVLLAVKVANGEWRGSFLFILPILAFILGVLVSEIVKIPHIRQVLHSYRRSILILECLVLVVVGILPNSVPNIVVTVSISFVSSLQISTFNKLDKWAYNSTMTTGNLRTATQAAYAAFIEHNQEAKRQFKEFFGIILSFLFGAMTGTVSTTYIGNTSIWIASGFLVIAIVLYHRDKGYLRRPFIPKE; encoded by the coding sequence ATGATAGACAAACAAAAGATGATCCCTTCATTATCGTCGAATTCTGTTCGATTGGGCATATTGTTAGCCATAGTGGGCGGTTTTTTAGATGCATATACTTTCATTAGCAGGGACGGGGTATTTGCGAATGCCCAAACAGGAAATATCGTATTATTAGCGGTGAAAGTGGCAAATGGCGAGTGGAGGGGTTCGTTTCTTTTTATTTTGCCTATTCTAGCTTTTATTCTTGGGGTTTTGGTATCCGAAATAGTGAAGATTCCTCATATAAGGCAAGTGCTGCATAGCTATAGACGTTCCATCCTCATCTTAGAGTGCCTTGTCCTGGTCGTTGTCGGTATTTTGCCAAATAGTGTGCCAAATATCGTGGTAACCGTGAGTATATCATTTGTATCATCATTACAAATCTCCACTTTCAATAAATTAGACAAATGGGCTTACAATTCAACGATGACAACCGGGAATCTCCGAACAGCAACACAAGCAGCCTATGCGGCCTTTATCGAACATAACCAGGAGGCAAAAAGACAGTTCAAAGAATTCTTTGGAATCATTCTTTCTTTTCTATTTGGTGCCATGACAGGGACGGTTTCGACCACCTATATTGGGAATACATCTATTTGGATTGCATCAGGGTTTTTAGTGATCGCAATAGTTTTATATCACAGGGATAAGGGATATTTGAGGAGACCATTCATACCAAAAGAATAA
- a CDS encoding IS256 family transposase, translated as MTQLQFSLDLELLKDSVMNSNIDNVVKSAVVLVLNEYMEKERNDYLHAAAYERSVERRDYRNGYYERELTMSIGKIKLKVPRTRNGEFSPTVFEKYARCDQALVLSMLEMVINGVSTRKVTHIVEQLCGESKSKSFVSSLTQKLDPIINDWAKRPLNLRYYPFVFVDAMYIKVREHHRVVSKAVYIATAITESKTREILGLSVDHAESYESWSRFLQQLKSRGLQSPKLVISDAHQGLQKAIQREFIGTSWQRCNVHFKRNIIERLPKKDSAEIRMMIKRIFDAVTIEDMRNFKGELMSQFGDNLKYEQALKILDDGFEDTIQYMEFQEDIRCHIRSTNSLERLNQEVRRREKVIRIYPNTQSAFRLVGAVLMHYQETNYSKQKSIKR; from the coding sequence ATGACCCAATTACAGTTTAGCCTAGATTTGGAACTTTTAAAAGACTCAGTAATGAATTCAAATATAGATAACGTTGTTAAATCAGCTGTTGTTCTGGTTTTGAATGAGTACATGGAGAAAGAAAGAAATGATTACTTACACGCCGCTGCATATGAACGCTCTGTTGAGCGTCGTGATTACCGAAATGGCTACTACGAACGTGAGTTAACGATGAGTATCGGTAAGATAAAACTTAAGGTTCCTAGGACTCGAAATGGTGAGTTTTCACCTACGGTTTTTGAGAAATATGCACGTTGTGACCAGGCGTTAGTACTCTCTATGCTAGAGATGGTTATCAATGGCGTTTCTACACGTAAAGTTACACATATTGTGGAACAACTTTGTGGTGAAAGTAAGTCAAAATCGTTTGTTTCTTCACTTACTCAAAAGCTTGATCCTATTATTAATGACTGGGCCAAACGGCCCTTAAATTTAAGGTATTATCCTTTTGTTTTTGTAGATGCCATGTATATAAAAGTTCGTGAACATCATCGTGTCGTCTCTAAGGCTGTTTATATAGCCACTGCAATCACTGAAAGCAAAACACGTGAAATTCTTGGGTTAAGTGTGGATCACGCTGAGAGTTATGAAAGTTGGAGTCGCTTTCTCCAACAACTAAAATCACGTGGTCTTCAATCCCCAAAGCTAGTCATTTCAGATGCTCACCAGGGGCTTCAAAAAGCGATTCAACGTGAATTTATTGGGACTAGCTGGCAAAGGTGTAACGTCCATTTTAAACGTAATATCATAGAAAGGCTTCCAAAAAAGGACTCAGCGGAAATACGTATGATGATTAAGCGTATTTTTGATGCAGTCACAATTGAGGATATGCGGAATTTTAAAGGTGAACTGATGAGTCAGTTTGGGGACAATCTTAAATACGAACAAGCTCTGAAAATATTAGATGATGGTTTCGAAGATACCATACAATATATGGAATTCCAAGAAGATATCCGTTGTCATATCCGTAGTACAAATTCTCTTGAGCGATTAAATCAGGAAGTCCGAAGAAGAGAAAAGGTAATTCGAATTTACCCTAATACACAATCTGCTTTTCGTTTAGTAGGAGCTGTTTTAATGCACTATCAAGAAACCAATTATTCGAAGCAGAAATCTATTAAAAGGTAG
- a CDS encoding MerR family DNA-binding protein — protein MSEERLFSISELASMFDVSSRTIRYYEEVGMLTSESRDRLTKQRSYTNRERVRLKLILRGKKLGFSLQAIKEMIELYEANPEGVEEKKRIIQHANRKIQEINEQISQLQMLRDEIIAHKERYMEQAPRND, from the coding sequence ATGTCTGAAGAACGTCTTTTTTCAATAAGTGAACTTGCAAGTATGTTTGATGTCAGCTCCAGAACGATTCGTTACTATGAAGAAGTCGGAATGCTAACGTCAGAATCGCGCGATCGTTTAACGAAGCAGCGCAGCTATACGAACCGTGAACGAGTACGGCTAAAATTAATTCTTCGCGGTAAAAAACTGGGATTTAGTCTGCAGGCAATTAAGGAAATGATTGAGCTGTACGAAGCAAACCCTGAAGGGGTAGAAGAGAAAAAAAGAATTATTCAGCATGCAAACCGGAAGATTCAAGAGATTAATGAACAAATTTCACAACTGCAAATGCTTAGAGATGAAATTATCGCTCATAAGGAAAGGTATATGGAGCAAGCTCCCAGGAATGATTGA
- a CDS encoding acyl-CoA dehydrogenase family protein produces MSLTSQETEARGKNSYTFDEFVEKRRNLDWYRDEPFLQKSLQKFTGHEYEQIHEKILSFSPTVSSTWDHLAAQSARPEVRPHMLHYDAFNHRIDRVVRPMETQLLEKGVFGEGLFSSQITAWESFVKRMLIHQLGEAGVTCPLTCTHGLIALIEEFPDEAHSELHEILQHTKEGVNGEFAIGAQFMSEIQGGSDLPANLLEAVPDGKNYRLYGNKFFCSVAHADYSVVTAKITGSNKVSTFIVPSWLPGDKVKEKRNGYQINRIKWKMGTAEVPTGEFQYDGALAYPIGPKDKGIAVAVGIVLTLSRLEIGIACAGFMLRASREANLYSEFRSVFGKKIKDYPLAASKLRLIENAAQRTTAGAFKIYDLFLRLEKPLNPGLQSDHPLEIRKQLFNLRELILLQKIGATKEGVEVLREAISVFAGHGVMEEFSSLPRIFRDVVVNEQWEGPRNLLLTQIYRDITRVADWYPPADFVRNALDGAPQETIQTFSAQLEDLLQRPVLGEVTEESMESASEWDAFCNAFFKTYQEVALAEII; encoded by the coding sequence ATGAGCCTGACTTCCCAAGAAACAGAAGCTAGAGGGAAAAATTCCTACACCTTTGATGAATTCGTAGAAAAGCGCAGAAATCTTGATTGGTACCGTGATGAACCATTTTTACAGAAATCATTACAAAAATTTACTGGTCACGAATACGAACAAATTCATGAAAAAATTCTTTCCTTTTCTCCAACCGTATCTTCCACATGGGATCATCTGGCGGCACAAAGTGCGCGGCCGGAGGTTCGTCCGCACATGCTTCATTATGATGCATTTAACCACAGGATTGACAGAGTGGTACGGCCGATGGAAACGCAGCTGTTAGAAAAGGGAGTTTTTGGCGAAGGGCTGTTTTCTAGTCAAATCACAGCTTGGGAGAGTTTTGTCAAACGAATGCTCATTCATCAATTAGGCGAAGCAGGAGTAACATGCCCCTTGACCTGTACCCATGGATTAATTGCCCTAATTGAAGAATTTCCGGATGAGGCCCATTCAGAACTCCATGAAATTTTGCAACATACAAAAGAAGGGGTTAACGGCGAATTTGCCATCGGCGCCCAGTTTATGTCAGAGATTCAGGGCGGATCTGATTTGCCTGCAAACCTGTTAGAAGCCGTTCCGGATGGAAAAAACTATCGCTTATATGGAAATAAGTTTTTCTGTTCTGTTGCGCATGCGGATTATTCCGTCGTCACTGCGAAAATAACGGGATCAAACAAAGTGTCCACCTTTATTGTTCCGTCGTGGCTGCCGGGAGATAAAGTGAAGGAAAAGAGAAATGGCTATCAAATTAACCGGATTAAATGGAAAATGGGTACAGCCGAGGTTCCGACAGGTGAATTTCAATATGATGGTGCATTAGCCTATCCAATTGGACCGAAAGATAAGGGCATTGCTGTAGCAGTAGGAATTGTTTTGACGTTATCACGGCTTGAAATCGGCATTGCCTGTGCCGGTTTTATGCTTCGAGCATCTAGGGAAGCAAATCTTTATAGTGAATTCCGCTCCGTTTTTGGAAAAAAGATAAAAGACTACCCACTGGCCGCAAGCAAATTAAGGCTAATAGAGAATGCAGCCCAACGGACAACGGCAGGTGCCTTTAAGATTTATGATCTATTCTTACGTCTTGAAAAGCCGCTCAATCCTGGACTTCAATCCGACCATCCGCTGGAAATCAGGAAACAACTATTTAATCTAAGGGAATTAATTTTATTGCAGAAAATTGGTGCTACCAAAGAGGGAGTGGAAGTATTGCGCGAGGCCATTTCCGTGTTCGCCGGTCATGGTGTAATGGAAGAGTTCTCCTCGCTGCCAAGGATATTCCGTGATGTCGTGGTGAACGAACAATGGGAAGGACCAAGAAATCTTTTATTAACTCAAATTTATCGTGACATCACTAGAGTCGCTGACTGGTATCCACCGGCTGATTTTGTCAGGAATGCTCTTGATGGAGCACCACAAGAAACCATTCAAACATTTTCAGCGCAGCTGGAAGACCTGCTGCAACGGCCGGTTCTCGGAGAAGTAACTGAAGAGTCGATGGAGTCCGCAAGTGAGTGGGATGCATTTTGCAATGCCTTCTTTAAAACCTATCAGGAAGTTGCGTTAGCAGAGATAATATAA
- a CDS encoding aminopeptidase, producing MALPNFEENLHKYAKLLVAKGINVQSGDWVKMTITVDQAPLARLITEEAYALGAEKVIVKWSDDEISKLHYLHQPEEVLTDIPEYEIQESEDHVLNHRVSRLSIVSSDPGLLNEVDPGKIAAYQKIAGKAFKAQRIATQNDDLKWTVAAAAGAGWAAKVFPDLATSEEQVDALWDQIFKTTRVYAEDPIAAWDEHKKTLNEKAVKLNDIQFDALHYTAPGTDLTLGLPKNHIWACAESYNPKGEEFIANMPTEEIFTAPDTHRMDGVVRSTKPLSYAGTLIEGIEVHFKEGKIVDISAEKGDEAIKKLVFDNEGGTGLGEVALVPDPSPISQSGVIFFNTLFDENASNHLAIGSAYPTTIQGGTKMSQEELLKNGMNTSTVHVDFMIGSDKMNIDGIKQDGTIVPIFRNGDWAF from the coding sequence ATGGCACTGCCAAACTTTGAAGAAAATCTACATAAATACGCAAAACTTTTAGTGGCAAAAGGAATCAATGTTCAATCTGGTGATTGGGTAAAAATGACGATTACGGTTGATCAAGCTCCTTTAGCTCGATTAATTACGGAAGAAGCTTATGCATTAGGGGCTGAAAAGGTCATTGTCAAATGGTCTGATGATGAAATCAGCAAGCTTCATTATTTACATCAACCAGAAGAAGTTTTAACCGATATTCCTGAGTATGAAATTCAAGAATCCGAAGACCATGTATTAAATCATCGTGTTAGCCGGCTTTCAATCGTATCAAGTGATCCAGGCTTACTTAATGAAGTCGACCCTGGTAAAATTGCTGCCTATCAAAAAATAGCTGGAAAGGCTTTCAAAGCACAACGCATAGCTACGCAGAACGATGATTTAAAATGGACCGTTGCCGCTGCTGCCGGAGCAGGCTGGGCTGCAAAAGTGTTCCCTGATCTTGCAACTTCTGAAGAACAAGTGGATGCTTTATGGGATCAAATCTTTAAAACTACACGTGTGTATGCAGAGGATCCAATTGCTGCCTGGGATGAACACAAAAAGACATTGAATGAAAAGGCAGTGAAATTAAACGATATTCAATTTGATGCCTTGCACTACACAGCACCTGGTACGGATTTAACATTAGGCTTACCAAAGAATCACATTTGGGCATGTGCGGAAAGTTATAATCCAAAAGGGGAAGAATTTATTGCTAACATGCCGACAGAAGAAATCTTCACTGCTCCTGACACCCACCGCATGGATGGTGTCGTTCGCAGCACGAAGCCATTAAGCTATGCCGGTACATTAATCGAAGGCATTGAAGTTCATTTTAAAGAAGGAAAAATCGTGGATATTTCTGCTGAAAAAGGCGATGAAGCGATTAAGAAATTGGTGTTTGATAACGAAGGCGGCACTGGATTAGGTGAAGTTGCCCTTGTACCAGACCCATCTCCGATTTCTCAATCCGGAGTTATTTTCTTTAACACTCTTTTTGATGAAAATGCATCTAATCACTTAGCAATCGGGTCAGCCTACCCGACTACAATCCAAGGCGGAACAAAAATGAGCCAAGAAGAATTATTAAAAAACGGCATGAATACGTCTACCGTACACGTTGACTTCATGATCGGCTCTGACAAAATGAACATTGACGGCATCAAACAAGATGGAACCATCGTTCCAATCTTCCGTAATGGAGACTGGGCGTTTTAA
- a CDS encoding DUF6518 family protein produces the protein MKEKLVYIRAKSDQVPPLQTRLVRVLGVFMLGAIAGFLAKFTDGSKIGLIGTHLGFWVVITTIIAVRSRSPKAAGLHAFVFLIAMLIVYYSYSMALFGFFPKNYFIAWGSIALLSPIGGYVVWYAKGNGWRAAFYGALPISVLIAEGYSFFYTFSIPSGFDLFAAVLLFINLPANHFQRLRMLPFLMVLFFLNERFDILYYMPW, from the coding sequence ATGAAGGAAAAATTAGTATACATAAGGGCTAAATCGGATCAAGTACCTCCGTTACAAACAAGGTTAGTAAGAGTATTGGGTGTATTTATGCTAGGAGCAATAGCAGGATTCTTGGCGAAATTCACTGATGGTTCAAAAATTGGATTAATAGGGACACACTTAGGATTTTGGGTAGTCATAACCACCATCATTGCCGTTCGAAGCCGCTCGCCTAAAGCCGCGGGATTACACGCGTTTGTTTTTTTAATCGCCATGCTTATTGTTTATTATAGTTATTCCATGGCGTTGTTTGGATTTTTCCCCAAGAATTATTTTATCGCGTGGGGCAGTATTGCCTTACTTTCGCCAATCGGCGGTTATGTGGTGTGGTATGCGAAAGGAAATGGCTGGAGGGCCGCATTTTATGGGGCTTTACCCATAAGTGTGCTCATAGCGGAAGGGTATAGTTTCTTCTATACTTTTTCAATCCCCAGTGGATTCGATCTCTTCGCTGCTGTACTGTTATTTATCAATTTGCCAGCAAATCATTTCCAGCGGTTGCGAATGCTGCCTTTTTTAATGGTACTATTTTTCTTGAATGAGCGGTTTGATATCCTTTATTACATGCCGTGGTAA
- a CDS encoding SRPBCC family protein, whose amino-acid sequence MGIAVIEKIENHYRAHFERRLQHNVEEVWAWLTENEKLAKWFNELRVGDLSEGGFMRFDMQDGTFEELAITELKLYSVFQFSWWADTVRFELFPDSDGYKLVLIETIEKMTDHTPKDLAGWHVCLDVIEALMDGRTIERMEEWKKWYENYKQAVKNVTS is encoded by the coding sequence ATGGGAATTGCGGTCATTGAAAAAATAGAAAATCATTATCGTGCTCATTTTGAACGCCGTCTTCAGCATAACGTTGAAGAAGTATGGGCCTGGTTAACAGAGAATGAAAAGCTAGCGAAATGGTTTAACGAACTCCGGGTTGGCGATCTAAGTGAAGGCGGGTTCATGAGGTTTGACATGCAGGATGGCACGTTTGAAGAGCTTGCTATTACTGAACTTAAGCTGTATTCTGTATTTCAATTCTCTTGGTGGGCTGACACCGTTCGGTTTGAACTGTTTCCAGACTCGGATGGCTACAAGTTGGTCTTGATTGAAACGATTGAAAAAATGACTGATCATACGCCAAAAGACCTTGCCGGCTGGCATGTTTGTCTTGACGTCATTGAGGCGTTAATGGATGGCAGAACGATTGAGAGAATGGAAGAATGGAAAAAGTGGTATGAGAACTATAAACAGGCTGTTAAGAATGTAACTTCATGA